The Myxococcota bacterium genome has a segment encoding these proteins:
- a CDS encoding macro domain-containing protein: protein MAAPLRIELVEGDLTEQDVDAIVNAANSALVLGSGVAGAIREKGGPSIQRECDAHGPVEVGDAAITGAGDLRARYVIHAAGMPPGGGASEESVRSAVRRSLELARERGLRSIAFPAIGAGVGGFPLQRCAEVSLEEARAHARGDTSLELVRFVLFGEPAYRVFEMVDDAAKVAAQMERLRRRDGR from the coding sequence ATGGCCGCGCCGCTGCGCATCGAGCTCGTCGAGGGCGACCTCACCGAGCAGGACGTCGACGCGATCGTGAACGCCGCGAACAGCGCGCTCGTGCTCGGGAGCGGCGTGGCGGGCGCGATCCGCGAGAAGGGCGGGCCTAGCATCCAGCGCGAGTGCGACGCGCACGGCCCCGTCGAGGTCGGCGACGCGGCGATCACGGGCGCCGGCGACCTGCGCGCGCGCTACGTCATCCATGCGGCGGGCATGCCGCCGGGCGGCGGTGCGAGCGAGGAGAGCGTGCGCAGCGCCGTCCGCCGCAGCCTCGAGCTCGCGCGCGAGCGCGGCCTTCGCAGCATCGCGTTCCCCGCGATCGGCGCGGGCGTGGGCGGCTTCCCGCTGCAGCGGTGCGCCGAGGTCTCGCTCGAGGAGGCGCGCGCGCACGCGAGGGGCGACACCTCGCTCGAGCTCGTGCGCTTCGTGCTCTTCGGCGAGCCCGCCTATCGCGTCTTCGAGATGGTGGACGACGCCGCGAAGGTCGCCGCCCAGATGGAGCGCCTCCGGCGCCGCGACGGTCGCTGA
- a CDS encoding SDR family NAD(P)-dependent oxidoreductase gives MRDRLPELRERGAELVVVGCGDARFAAAFREDMRLDVPLLVDPELRAYRAAGLRRGRVELLSPRMPLHALRALRSGERQRGVQGDPWQLGGVFVLERGGALLYRHASREAGDHAPFEEILAALDGTAPPPHEPARAPRAQAALGRALSRVVDPLVVPSFDRTGFAIHALAFDPGDLDVDLAGRRCLVTGANAGLGYATALALADLGAEVVMLCRDAARAEDAAERIRAATGSARVATCLVDVSDLASVRAAAARLAEAPVDVLVHNAGVLPDARTETRDGLELTFATHVAGPHLLTRLLRPRLEAAEDARVVFVTSGGMYTRRLELDDAQWTRRAYDGVVAYAETKRAQVVLAGLWAQELRPYGVAVSAVHPGWADTPGVTTSLPRFHRLARSILRTPDEGADTIVWLAASERAREASGELWFDRAPRRRHVLPFTRESAADRRALWERCERIARDAEREAT, from the coding sequence TTGCGCGACCGGCTCCCGGAGCTCCGCGAGCGCGGGGCCGAGCTCGTCGTCGTCGGCTGCGGCGACGCGCGCTTCGCCGCCGCCTTTCGCGAGGACATGCGGCTCGACGTCCCGCTGCTCGTCGACCCCGAGCTGCGCGCCTACCGCGCGGCGGGGCTGCGGCGCGGGCGCGTCGAGCTGCTGTCGCCGCGCATGCCGCTGCACGCGCTGCGCGCGCTCCGCTCGGGCGAGCGTCAGCGCGGCGTACAGGGCGACCCGTGGCAGCTCGGCGGCGTCTTCGTGCTCGAGCGCGGCGGCGCGCTCCTCTACCGCCACGCGAGCCGCGAGGCGGGCGACCACGCGCCGTTCGAGGAGATCCTCGCGGCGCTCGACGGCACCGCGCCGCCGCCGCACGAGCCCGCTCGCGCACCCCGCGCGCAGGCGGCGCTCGGCCGCGCGCTCTCGCGCGTCGTCGACCCGCTCGTCGTGCCCTCGTTCGACCGCACGGGCTTCGCCATCCACGCGCTCGCGTTCGATCCCGGCGACCTCGACGTCGATCTCGCGGGCCGGCGCTGTCTCGTCACCGGCGCCAACGCCGGACTCGGCTACGCGACGGCGCTCGCGCTCGCCGACCTCGGCGCCGAGGTCGTGATGCTGTGCCGCGACGCCGCGCGCGCGGAGGACGCGGCCGAGCGCATCCGCGCCGCGACCGGCAGCGCGCGCGTCGCGACCTGCCTCGTCGACGTGTCGGATCTCGCCTCGGTGCGCGCCGCCGCGGCGCGGCTCGCCGAGGCGCCCGTCGACGTGCTCGTGCACAACGCGGGCGTGCTGCCGGACGCGCGCACCGAGACCCGCGACGGGCTCGAGCTCACGTTCGCGACGCACGTCGCGGGGCCGCACCTGCTGACGCGGCTGCTCCGACCGCGGCTCGAGGCGGCGGAGGATGCGCGCGTCGTGTTCGTGACGTCGGGCGGCATGTACACGCGACGCCTCGAGCTCGACGACGCGCAGTGGACGCGCCGCGCGTACGACGGCGTCGTCGCCTACGCCGAGACGAAGCGCGCGCAGGTGGTGCTCGCCGGGCTCTGGGCGCAGGAGCTGCGTCCGTACGGCGTCGCCGTGAGCGCGGTGCACCCGGGCTGGGCCGACACGCCGGGCGTCACCACGTCGCTTCCGCGCTTCCACCGGCTCGCGCGCTCGATCCTCCGCACGCCCGACGAGGGAGCGGACACGATCGTGTGGCTCGCGGCGAGCGAGCGCGCGCGCGAGGCGTCGGGCGAGCTGTGGTTCGATCGCGCGCCGCGCCGCCGGCACGTCCTGCCGTTCACGCGCGAGAGCGCGGCCGACCGGCGCGCGCTCTGGGAGCGCTGCGAGCGCATCGCCCGCGACGCGGAGCGGGAGGCGACGTGA
- the ccsA gene encoding cytochrome c biogenesis protein CcsA produces MIELHQIAAALYLAAGIGSLLGVVLPAERMSRGGAWGLGLAALVHAAAFATLHRLDPPPPLTDVAVVISLSAWMAVVFLLLFMWRVRLPGLAAAIGPVAFLAVFVAALLLPHEPASASAAQGAWPHAHVLLAAAGLALLGLAGLAGAIYLVEHRRLKSKRMPPRRLQLPSLEALDRVNAVALALGFPLLTLGVLTGVAWQRAELGRAFAVGSHETWTVLAWVLYAGLVASRFLGGQGARQAAASAVAGFAFLLFAVVGIGLLP; encoded by the coding sequence TTGATCGAGCTCCACCAGATCGCCGCCGCGCTCTACCTCGCCGCCGGCATCGGCTCGCTGCTCGGCGTCGTGCTGCCCGCGGAGCGCATGAGCCGCGGCGGCGCGTGGGGGCTCGGTCTCGCCGCGCTCGTGCACGCGGCGGCCTTCGCGACGCTCCACCGCCTCGACCCCCCGCCGCCGCTCACGGACGTCGCGGTCGTGATCTCGCTCTCGGCGTGGATGGCCGTCGTCTTCCTGCTGCTCTTCATGTGGCGCGTGCGCCTCCCCGGCCTCGCCGCCGCCATCGGGCCGGTCGCGTTCCTCGCGGTGTTCGTCGCGGCGCTGCTGCTGCCGCACGAGCCGGCGAGCGCGTCGGCGGCGCAGGGCGCGTGGCCGCACGCGCACGTGCTGCTCGCGGCGGCCGGGCTCGCGCTGCTCGGGCTCGCGGGCCTCGCGGGCGCGATCTACCTGGTCGAGCACCGCCGGCTCAAGTCGAAGCGCATGCCGCCGCGCCGGCTCCAGCTCCCGAGCCTCGAGGCGCTCGACCGCGTGAACGCGGTCGCCCTCGCGCTCGGCTTCCCGCTGCTCACGCTCGGCGTGCTGACGGGCGTCGCCTGGCAGCGGGCCGAGCTCGGGCGCGCGTTCGCGGTCGGCAGCCACGAGACGTGGACCGTGCTCGCGTGGGTGCTCTACGCCGGCCTCGTCGCCTCGCGCTTCCTCGGCGGCCAGGGCGCGCGCCAGGCCGCGGCGAGCGCGGTGGCGGGCTTCGCCTTCCTGCTCTTCGCCGTCGTCGGCATCGGGCTGCTCCCGTGA
- the hemA gene encoding glutamyl-tRNA reductase, with translation MKILLVGMNHESAPVEVRERYAVGDPEPLLGKLVACEDVDEAVILSTCNRVELCVTTHHVESATHTLLRFFERELAHGGGAPAPALDHAVYVHSGRAAAAHVLRVAASIDSMVVGEPQILGQVKDAYRAAVEAGACGPVLSRLFQRAFATAKRVKNETGIAQRPVSVARVAVDLARQIFERFDDKRALLVGAGDMTELALEALVREGLRHVHVANRTRSHAEELAARFGATAHGLDELDALLADADVVLTSIGADEPIVTAERARAALAARRRRPLFFIDIGVPRNVHPDVDGLENAYLYDVDDLQQVSERNAEERQREALRAEGIVREEEQRFDGWLVALEAVPTIRHLRERAEAIRTSELERALARSPRALGAEEREVVERATRAIVNKLLHPPLAKLRAETDREEGIAMLEAARALFGLDEPIGRAGVRPLAGDGDASDAPVGDGARDPDEGDGGAAAG, from the coding sequence GTGAAGATCCTGCTCGTCGGCATGAACCACGAGAGCGCGCCGGTCGAGGTGCGCGAACGCTATGCGGTGGGCGACCCGGAGCCGCTCCTCGGCAAGCTCGTCGCGTGCGAGGACGTCGACGAGGCCGTCATCCTCTCGACGTGCAACCGCGTCGAGCTGTGCGTGACGACGCACCACGTCGAGTCCGCCACGCACACGCTGCTGCGCTTCTTCGAGCGCGAGCTCGCGCACGGCGGAGGCGCCCCCGCCCCCGCGCTCGACCACGCCGTCTACGTCCACAGCGGCCGGGCCGCGGCCGCCCACGTCCTGCGCGTCGCGGCGTCGATCGATTCGATGGTCGTCGGCGAGCCGCAGATCCTCGGACAGGTGAAGGACGCGTACCGCGCGGCGGTCGAGGCCGGCGCGTGCGGCCCGGTGCTGTCGCGCCTCTTCCAGCGCGCGTTCGCGACCGCGAAGCGCGTGAAGAACGAGACGGGCATCGCGCAGCGGCCGGTCTCGGTGGCGCGCGTCGCCGTCGATCTCGCGCGCCAGATCTTCGAGCGCTTCGACGACAAGCGCGCGCTGCTCGTCGGCGCCGGCGACATGACCGAGCTCGCGCTCGAGGCGCTCGTGCGCGAGGGCCTCCGCCACGTGCACGTCGCGAACCGCACGCGGAGCCACGCCGAGGAGCTGGCCGCGCGCTTCGGCGCCACCGCCCACGGGCTCGACGAGCTCGACGCGCTGCTCGCCGACGCGGACGTCGTGCTCACGTCGATCGGCGCGGACGAGCCGATCGTCACGGCCGAGCGCGCGCGCGCGGCGCTCGCCGCGCGGCGCCGGCGCCCGCTCTTCTTCATCGACATCGGCGTGCCGCGCAACGTGCACCCGGACGTCGACGGGCTCGAGAACGCCTATCTCTACGACGTCGACGACCTGCAGCAGGTGTCCGAGCGCAACGCGGAGGAGCGCCAGCGCGAGGCGCTGCGCGCGGAGGGCATCGTCCGCGAGGAGGAGCAGCGCTTCGACGGCTGGCTCGTGGCGCTCGAGGCCGTGCCCACGATCCGCCACCTGCGCGAGCGCGCGGAGGCGATCCGCACGAGCGAGCTCGAGCGCGCGCTCGCGCGCAGCCCGCGCGCGCTCGGCGCCGAGGAGCGCGAGGTGGTCGAGCGCGCGACGCGCGCGATCGTGAACAAGCTGCTGCACCCGCCGCTCGCGAAGCTGCGCGCCGAGACCGACCGCGAGGAGGGCATCGCGATGCTCGAGGCCGCGCGCGCGCTGTTCGGGCTCGACGAGCCGATCGGGCGCGCGGGAGTCCGCCCGCTCGCGGGCGACGGCGACGCGTCCGACGCGCCGGTCGGCGACGGCGCGCGCGATCCCGACGAGGGCGACGGCGGAGCCGCCGCGGGATGA
- a CDS encoding DUF4177 domain-containing protein, whose protein sequence is MATQYKVVELATVTDETIEKALNEVTAQGWRFDGMQFAMRDSSKRPAMAFLTFVRDVADASADD, encoded by the coding sequence ATGGCCACGCAGTACAAGGTCGTCGAGCTCGCGACCGTGACCGACGAGACGATCGAGAAGGCGCTCAACGAGGTGACGGCCCAGGGCTGGCGCTTCGACGGCATGCAGTTCGCGATGCGCGACTCGTCGAAGCGGCCGGCGATGGCCTTCCTGACGTTCGTGCGCGACGTCGCGGACGCGAGCGCCGACGACTAG
- the cobA gene encoding uroporphyrinogen-III C-methyltransferase, giving the protein MSDARGRVALVGAGPGDPELITVRGANALREADVVLYDELACDDLLALAPPTALLVNVGKRGHDAPTRSQGDIDALLVEHARAGRRVVRLKGGDPFVFGRGGEEASACVAAGVPFEVVPGVPSATAALAYAGIPVTDRRHAASFAVVTGHKDPTRVSEETRWAELGRAVDTLVILMGMRNLAQIVAKLVAGGRAASTPAAAVMHGTLGLQRTVVAPLGELPAAVERAGLRAPSAVVVGDVVRLRDELAWWERAPLFGLRVLVTRARAQAGDVLHALRAAGAEPVVAPMIRVEPPEDARALDAALGALAAGGTYDAVVFTSANAVRFTALRARARGIALGGLAARVVCGGPVTARAALEAGLPVHLVPPADAGAGDADALLAAIERELAPRGRRFLLPRSQIGRDVLRDGLRAAGAAVDAVVAYRTLEPEPGAIDGGLAAQIGAGALAVVTFTSPSTVRHLLARVDAEGRAALGAGLVAAVGPTTADALRAEGLAPEVVPARPGGLALVDALVDHLRAHPARRDALRARQDEALARIAAVAAADAASGDANRGER; this is encoded by the coding sequence GTGAGCGACGCGCGCGGGCGCGTCGCGCTCGTCGGCGCCGGGCCGGGCGACCCCGAGCTCATCACGGTCCGCGGTGCCAACGCGCTGCGCGAGGCGGACGTCGTCCTCTACGACGAGCTCGCCTGCGACGACCTGCTCGCGCTCGCGCCGCCGACCGCGCTGCTCGTCAACGTCGGCAAGCGCGGGCACGACGCGCCGACGCGCTCGCAGGGCGACATCGATGCGCTGCTCGTCGAGCACGCGCGCGCCGGGCGTCGCGTCGTGCGGCTCAAGGGCGGCGACCCGTTCGTGTTCGGGCGCGGCGGCGAGGAGGCGAGCGCGTGCGTCGCCGCGGGCGTGCCGTTCGAGGTCGTTCCGGGCGTCCCGTCGGCGACGGCGGCGCTCGCCTACGCGGGCATTCCCGTCACCGACCGGCGCCACGCGGCGTCGTTCGCCGTCGTCACCGGACACAAGGACCCGACGCGCGTCTCGGAGGAGACGCGCTGGGCCGAGCTCGGGCGCGCCGTCGACACGCTCGTGATCCTGATGGGGATGCGCAATCTCGCGCAGATCGTCGCGAAGCTCGTCGCCGGCGGTCGCGCGGCGTCGACGCCCGCGGCCGCGGTGATGCACGGGACGCTCGGACTGCAGCGCACGGTCGTGGCGCCGCTCGGCGAGCTGCCGGCCGCGGTCGAGCGCGCGGGGCTGCGCGCGCCCTCCGCGGTCGTCGTCGGCGACGTGGTGCGGCTCCGCGACGAGCTCGCGTGGTGGGAGCGCGCGCCGCTCTTCGGCCTGCGCGTGCTCGTCACGCGCGCGCGCGCGCAGGCGGGCGACGTGCTGCACGCGCTGCGCGCCGCGGGCGCCGAGCCCGTCGTGGCGCCGATGATCCGCGTCGAGCCGCCCGAGGACGCGCGCGCGCTCGACGCGGCACTCGGTGCGCTCGCCGCGGGCGGCACCTACGACGCCGTCGTGTTCACGAGCGCGAACGCCGTGCGCTTCACGGCGCTCCGCGCGCGCGCGCGCGGCATCGCGCTCGGCGGCCTCGCCGCGCGCGTCGTGTGCGGCGGGCCCGTGACCGCGCGCGCCGCGCTCGAGGCCGGGCTGCCCGTGCACCTCGTGCCGCCGGCCGACGCCGGCGCGGGCGACGCCGACGCGCTGCTCGCGGCGATCGAGCGCGAGCTCGCGCCGCGCGGCCGTCGCTTCCTGCTGCCGCGCTCGCAGATCGGGCGCGACGTGCTGCGCGACGGGCTGCGCGCGGCGGGTGCGGCGGTCGACGCCGTCGTCGCCTATCGCACGCTCGAGCCCGAGCCCGGCGCGATCGACGGCGGGCTCGCCGCGCAGATCGGCGCTGGTGCGCTCGCGGTCGTCACGTTCACGAGCCCGTCGACCGTGCGGCACCTGCTCGCGCGGGTCGACGCGGAAGGGCGCGCGGCGCTCGGCGCGGGCCTGGTGGCCGCGGTCGGGCCGACGACGGCCGACGCGCTGCGCGCCGAGGGGCTCGCGCCCGAGGTCGTGCCGGCGCGGCCCGGAGGGCTGGCCCTCGTCGACGCGCTCGTCGACCATCTGCGCGCGCATCCCGCGCGCCGCGACGCGCTGCGCGCGCGACAGGACGAGGCGCTCGCGCGCATCGCCGCGGTGGCGGCGGCGGACGCGGCGAGCGGCGATGCGAACCGAGGAGAGCGATGA
- a CDS encoding AarF/ABC1/UbiB kinase family protein → MPSGRAERLASLGVLAGKLALGGAAEGVRRLAGASADAGHVLLSGANARRLVASLSSMRGAAMKLGQLLSLEAEDLLAPEVADALAALRDAGHAMPQAQLERVLRDAYGARWRDRFAEFDPEPIAAASIGQVHAARATDGRDLALKIQYPGVARSIDSDVDNLAAALRLARILPGNVDFAPLLEEAKRQLRDEADYAKEASFLARYRALLADESRVVVPAVHDDLTTGTILAMDRLYGMPLEELCSPEYDDAARNDAAELLLRIVLREFFEFHFVQSDPNFANYLLLPDRRIGLLDLGAGYDADPALCRAYAKLFRASAAADREAVRAVATEIGFVAPDDAARDAEAVLDLVWLATEPFRRSGPYDFGASDLPSRARAKSAEIVFEHGFWRPPPPATLFLQRKLGGTFLLCVKLRAKVDARALVERVLDEFEIATTA, encoded by the coding sequence GTGCCGTCCGGAAGGGCGGAGCGGCTCGCGAGCCTCGGCGTGCTCGCGGGCAAGCTCGCGCTCGGCGGCGCCGCCGAGGGCGTGCGCCGGCTCGCGGGCGCGAGCGCCGACGCCGGCCACGTCCTGCTCTCGGGCGCGAACGCGCGCCGCCTCGTCGCTTCGCTCTCCTCGATGCGCGGCGCCGCGATGAAGCTCGGGCAGCTGCTCTCGCTCGAGGCCGAGGACCTGCTCGCGCCCGAGGTCGCCGACGCGCTCGCCGCGCTCCGCGACGCCGGCCACGCGATGCCGCAGGCGCAGCTCGAGCGCGTGCTGCGCGACGCCTACGGCGCGCGCTGGCGCGATCGCTTCGCGGAGTTCGACCCCGAGCCGATCGCGGCCGCGTCGATCGGCCAGGTGCACGCCGCGCGCGCGACGGACGGCCGCGACCTCGCGCTCAAGATCCAGTACCCGGGTGTCGCGCGCAGCATCGACAGCGACGTCGACAACCTCGCGGCGGCGCTCCGGCTCGCGCGCATCCTGCCCGGCAACGTGGACTTCGCGCCGCTGCTCGAGGAGGCGAAGCGCCAGCTGCGCGACGAGGCCGACTACGCCAAGGAGGCTTCCTTCCTGGCGCGCTATCGCGCGCTGCTCGCCGACGAGTCGCGCGTCGTCGTGCCCGCGGTGCACGACGACCTGACGACCGGGACGATCCTCGCGATGGACCGGCTCTACGGCATGCCGCTCGAGGAGCTCTGCAGCCCCGAGTACGACGACGCCGCGCGCAACGACGCGGCGGAGCTCCTGCTGCGCATCGTGCTGCGCGAGTTCTTCGAGTTCCACTTCGTGCAGTCGGATCCGAACTTCGCGAACTACCTGCTGCTGCCCGACCGGCGCATCGGCCTGCTCGACCTCGGCGCGGGCTACGACGCCGACCCGGCGCTCTGTCGCGCGTACGCGAAGCTCTTCCGCGCGTCCGCCGCCGCCGACCGCGAGGCCGTGCGCGCGGTGGCGACGGAGATCGGCTTCGTGGCGCCGGACGACGCCGCGCGCGACGCCGAGGCCGTACTCGACCTCGTCTGGCTCGCGACCGAGCCCTTCCGGCGCTCCGGCCCCTACGACTTCGGCGCGAGCGACCTGCCGTCGCGCGCGCGTGCGAAGTCGGCCGAGATCGTGTTCGAGCACGGCTTCTGGCGGCCTCCGCCGCCGGCGACGCTCTTCCTGCAGCGCAAGCTCGGCGGCACGTTCCTGCTGTGCGTGAAGCTGCGCGCGAAGGTCGACGCGCGCGCGCTCGTCGAGCGGGTGCTCGACGAGTTCGAGATCGCGACGACCGCCTAG
- a CDS encoding peroxiredoxin produces the protein MASVGQRAPAWCVNAYVNGEQQRISSDQYAGRWHVLYWYPLDFTFVCPTEIRGFEALLDDFRKEGVEVVGASTDSYYSHAQWFADRKTFAQPITHPVVADTNHAMSRAFGVLKEDEGIAYRATVVVDDEGVVRSFCVNDLSVGRSPAEVLRTVQALRSGGLCAADWKTGDAFVG, from the coding sequence ATGGCTTCGGTGGGACAGCGCGCGCCGGCGTGGTGCGTGAACGCGTACGTGAACGGCGAGCAGCAGCGCATCAGCAGCGACCAGTACGCGGGCCGCTGGCACGTCCTCTACTGGTACCCCCTCGACTTCACCTTCGTCTGCCCGACGGAGATCCGCGGCTTCGAGGCCCTGCTCGACGACTTCCGCAAGGAGGGCGTCGAGGTCGTCGGCGCGAGCACGGACTCGTACTACAGCCACGCCCAGTGGTTCGCCGACCGCAAGACCTTCGCGCAGCCGATCACGCACCCGGTCGTGGCCGACACGAACCACGCGATGAGCCGCGCCTTCGGCGTCCTGAAGGAGGACGAGGGCATCGCGTACCGCGCCACCGTCGTGGTGGACGACGAGGGCGTGGTCCGCTCGTTCTGCGTGAACGACCTGAGCGTCGGGCGCAGCCCGGCCGAGGTGCTCCGCACCGTGCAGGCGCTGCGCAGCGGCGGCCTGTGCGCGGCGGACTGGAAGACGGGCGACGCCTTCGTCGGCTGA
- the hemB gene encoding porphobilinogen synthase, whose protein sequence is MTYPTQRMRRLRRTETLRRMRRETRLSRDDLVLPLFVVEGHGVREPVGSMPGVLRFSVDQLVDECKRVHDLGVPAVILFGIPSAKDARGSGADAPDGIVQRAVAAIKRERDALCVITDVCMCEYTDHGHCGVLEGDHVVNDASVERLAMTALSHARAGADVVAPSDMMDGRVGAIRDALDGHGFEETVILSYAAKYASAYYGPFREAAESTPAFGDRRAYQMDPPNKREALAEMELDVEEGADVLMVKPALPYLDVLAAARERFDLPLAAYHVSGEYAMIRAAAERGWIDGDRAMDEALVAIKRAGADWILTYAAADVAARLR, encoded by the coding sequence ATGACCTATCCCACGCAGCGGATGCGGCGCCTGCGCCGCACGGAGACGCTCCGGCGCATGCGCCGCGAGACACGGCTCTCGCGCGACGACCTCGTGCTCCCGCTCTTCGTCGTCGAGGGGCACGGCGTGCGCGAGCCGGTCGGCTCGATGCCGGGCGTGCTCCGCTTCTCCGTCGACCAGCTCGTCGACGAGTGCAAGCGCGTCCACGACCTCGGCGTCCCGGCGGTGATCCTGTTCGGCATCCCCTCCGCGAAGGACGCGCGCGGTTCGGGCGCCGACGCGCCCGACGGCATCGTGCAGCGCGCGGTCGCCGCGATCAAGCGCGAGCGCGACGCGCTCTGCGTCATCACCGACGTCTGCATGTGCGAGTACACCGACCACGGCCACTGCGGCGTGCTCGAGGGCGACCACGTCGTGAACGACGCGTCGGTCGAGCGGCTCGCGATGACGGCGCTCTCGCACGCGCGTGCGGGTGCCGACGTGGTCGCGCCCTCCGACATGATGGACGGCCGGGTCGGCGCGATCCGCGACGCGCTCGACGGCCACGGCTTCGAGGAGACGGTCATCCTGTCGTACGCGGCGAAGTACGCGAGCGCCTACTACGGGCCGTTCCGCGAGGCCGCCGAGAGCACGCCCGCCTTCGGCGACCGCCGCGCCTACCAGATGGACCCGCCCAACAAGCGCGAGGCGCTCGCCGAGATGGAGCTCGACGTCGAGGAGGGCGCGGACGTGCTGATGGTGAAGCCGGCGCTCCCCTATCTGGACGTGCTCGCCGCCGCGCGCGAGCGCTTCGACCTGCCGCTCGCCGCGTATCACGTCTCCGGCGAGTACGCGATGATCCGCGCGGCCGCGGAGCGCGGCTGGATCGACGGAGATCGCGCGATGGACGAGGCGCTCGTCGCGATCAAGCGGGCCGGCGCGGACTGGATCCTCACCTACGCGGCGGCCGACGTGGCCGCGCGGCTTCGCTAG
- the hemC gene encoding hydroxymethylbilane synthase codes for MSDARAVRIATRGSDLALAQARHVAARIERELGRATELVVVTTSGDRIQDRPLAKIGGKGLFVKEIEQALLEERADVAVHSAKDLPARLADGCALAAFPERVDARDALVARAGGATLGALPRGARVGTGSTRRIAQLLAARPDLVVVPLRGNVPTRIAKLESESLDAVVLACAGLDRLGLAAHVRERIDTARMLPAVCQGTLALETRADDALRADIARLEDARVAPGARAERAFLVRLGGDCTVPLAAHATPVDGAPGRLRLRALLANEDGSVILRDEGEADARDAEGLGARAAERVLDGGGRALLEQLRARAGAAP; via the coding sequence ATGAGCGACGCGCGCGCCGTCCGCATCGCGACGCGAGGGAGCGACCTCGCGCTCGCGCAGGCCCGCCACGTCGCCGCGCGCATCGAGCGCGAGCTCGGCCGCGCGACGGAGCTCGTCGTCGTCACGACGAGCGGCGACCGCATCCAGGATCGACCGCTCGCGAAGATCGGCGGCAAGGGACTGTTCGTGAAGGAGATCGAGCAGGCGCTGCTCGAGGAGCGCGCCGACGTCGCCGTCCACAGCGCGAAGGACCTGCCCGCCCGCCTCGCCGACGGCTGCGCGCTCGCGGCCTTTCCCGAGCGCGTCGACGCGCGCGACGCGCTCGTCGCGCGCGCGGGCGGGGCGACGCTGGGCGCGCTGCCGCGCGGCGCGCGCGTCGGCACCGGGAGCACGCGCCGCATCGCGCAGCTGCTCGCGGCCCGTCCCGACCTCGTCGTCGTGCCGCTGCGCGGCAACGTGCCGACGCGCATCGCGAAGCTCGAGAGCGAGTCGCTCGACGCCGTCGTGCTCGCGTGCGCGGGCCTCGACCGCCTCGGCCTCGCCGCGCACGTGCGCGAGCGCATCGACACGGCGCGCATGCTGCCCGCCGTCTGCCAGGGGACGCTCGCGCTCGAGACGCGCGCCGACGACGCGCTGCGCGCCGACATCGCGCGGCTCGAGGACGCGCGCGTCGCGCCCGGCGCGCGCGCCGAACGCGCCTTCCTCGTGCGGCTCGGCGGCGACTGCACGGTTCCGCTCGCGGCGCACGCGACGCCGGTCGACGGTGCGCCGGGGCGGCTTCGCCTGCGCGCGCTGCTCGCGAACGAGGACGGCTCGGTGATCCTGCGCGACGAAGGCGAGGCGGACGCGCGCGACGCCGAGGGGCTCGGCGCGCGCGCGGCCGAGCGCGTGCTCGACGGCGGCGGGCGCGCGCTGCTCGAGCAGCTCCGCGCGCGCGCCGGGGCCGCGCCGTGA
- a CDS encoding SRPBCC family protein, with translation MARYVDAIDLPIPVETAFDFLADFSRTVEWDPGVVDARRLTDGPIGAGSRFGVTVSFLGQTLPFEYAIEAYERPSRLVLVGESDAVSSRDEITFVARPGGTRVTYEAAIELAGLRRLADPLVGALFQITGRLAVRGLRERFARGDAPRASGDRGAASSRGARCARPRTTTPANAPRARRAGGA, from the coding sequence ATGGCCCGCTACGTCGACGCGATCGATCTCCCCATTCCCGTCGAGACGGCCTTCGACTTCCTCGCCGACTTCAGCCGCACGGTCGAGTGGGACCCCGGCGTGGTCGACGCGCGCAGGCTCACCGACGGCCCCATCGGCGCGGGCAGCCGGTTCGGCGTGACCGTGTCGTTCCTCGGTCAGACGCTCCCGTTCGAGTACGCGATCGAGGCGTACGAGCGACCGTCGCGGCTCGTCCTCGTCGGTGAGAGCGACGCGGTGAGCTCGCGCGACGAGATCACGTTCGTCGCGCGGCCGGGCGGGACGCGCGTGACCTACGAGGCCGCGATCGAGCTCGCGGGGCTGCGCCGGCTCGCCGACCCGCTCGTCGGCGCGCTCTTCCAGATCACCGGGCGGCTCGCCGTGCGCGGGCTGCGCGAGCGCTTCGCGCGCGGCGACGCGCCGCGCGCGTCGGGCGATCGCGGCGCGGCCTCCTCGCGCGGTGCGCGCTGCGCGCGTCCGCGCACGACGACGCCGGCGAACGCGCCGCGAGCGCGCCGCGCGGGAGGCGCGTGA